Within the Miscanthus floridulus cultivar M001 chromosome 17, ASM1932011v1, whole genome shotgun sequence genome, the region CACACAGTCAGCTGGTGATGGCTGTTTTGTGCAGGAGTCAGTCTGGAGATCGAGCTTTGCAGAGGGTCTTTACTCTTTTGAATGGTCGCTGTCGCACTGTCGCACTGCAGAACGTCACAACGTGCAGGTTGTTTCGAAGAAACCATCTTTTCCACATGGAATATCTTTGTTGACAACAACGCCTAGACTTTTTGTGCTCCTGCGACAAGAGCAGACACCGATGAGGCAACGATCAACGACCGGCGGAAAAAGAAAATTAGATGTGCATGGCGACTCCCTGCGAATTGTCTTATAGTACTGCTATACTGAATTGTCTAGCGGCTTTAATCATCATTAATTAACGGGTGGATGATGCAGGCCCGAATGCTTTATTCCTGGTTAATAAAAGCACGCCCGCCTGCGAATTGTCTTATAGTACTGCTATACTGAATTGTCTAGCGGCTTTAATCATTATTAATTAACGGGTGGATGATGCAGGCCCGAATGCTTTATTCCAAAGTTTTGCTAGGCGCTAGGCGAAATCTAGGCGATGACCCTTAGCCTAGCGACTAGTCTAGCTTAGGCTAGCCTAGGCGATGCTAGGCGTTTTTCTAGGCGTTTTAccaatttatatttatatatcaaTATATAATATATACAATTATAGGCTTATAGCACAAATCATgaataatttatataaaaaatagggAAGGACCAGTAGACATACCTTGGGTCCTTTGTTCTTAGTTGTAGTTGATACACTACTGATCACTGAATTTCCTGCAGCATGCCAGCACTGCTGCAATAGAAGTGGACAACACTTTTAGATGCAATTGGGCATCAATACAAGTGATAAAAAAAATAGGAAATAGCAAGTTAGGTACTTATCTGAGGTCTGAGCCTTCTTCCATCCATTATCAGCATTTCAGCAGCATAGGATAGCCTTTTGAAATCACAAACATGAAGGGATAGCAGGCAGCAACATAGAATATAAAATGGATAGTAGACTAGCAGTACATTACATCACATGATTGATGATTCTCAGTTCTCACAACACAAAACACAAGCACGCAGCAGGAGTTCTAAGTTCATAAGTTAAAGATACATGGATGCATAATAAAAGCTAAAACATGACATGAAGCTGTCTCACACTTCTTCAGTAGGGTTCATCCATCACAtagtcatcctcatcttcatcaaacTCTTCTTCGAACTCAAACTCTTCTTCATAGAGCTTTCTCACCCTTTCACTTCTATGCAGCTCTAGTTGTTCTTCTGCTCCCACTGCATCTCCAAGCACAGACCAAGGTATCCCTGTACCTTCCATGAGTTCttcctcatcttcctcatctCTAAAGACAACTAATGCACAATCATCTCCATTCTCTTGGAAGAAACCTTGAGCTTCAGTTGTATCACTAGACAAGAGAACATCAGTAATTTTCTTTGACTTGATCTTTGCTCTCTTATTAATCAGCCTGTTGTTGAATTGAATGTAGACCAACTTGTTGAGGCGGTATGTAGTAAGCCTATTTCTCTTCTTAGTGTGCACCTATAAATTAAAAATAAGAGCACTTTTAGTTCTGCAATTTAATTGTAATGCTGCTGAAATTTTGATAACAGATAGGTACTAACCCCATCAAACCCATTCCAAGTTCTTTCACAAccagaagaacttgctgttaaagATAGGATCTTGGGAGCCATCTTCTGTAGAGCTGGTGTTTCAGTTCCATAAAGCCGCCACCATGATGCTGAAATAAAAAACCTCTCTATTAGTTAGTAGGCACAACATATTTGTTGATAGATGAACACAACAAACAACCATGTAAAATCAGCAAACAACTTTTACCTGGATTATAATTAAAATTTTCAAAAGTCCTTGCTAGCTTCTTGCTAAATGGTCCTTCTCTATTCTGATACTTCTGGAGTTCAATGTTGGCAGCTCGGTCTTGCATGTCTTCATCATGATAATAAAAAGTCTCCACACAACTGATAAATCCTTCTGTCATTTTGGGAGCATCAAAGATTGAAGGGTCAGCATAACTGTAGTGTGGATTCAGCAAATAAGCTGTCAAATGCAATGGAGAATCAAGTCTTCCAGCCATTTTCTTGTCAACAACAGCAATAACATCCTTGAAACGGGACTCATTATTGCCAAGGGCCTCTTTGACCTGTCTCTTTGCCTTTAATAGTTCTCCATATACAAAACCCATGGACGGTTTCACATCTCCATCAACCAAACGGAGAACTTTGAACAATGGCTCAAAAACAGCCAATGTCAACTTCACATCCTTCCAAAAGTTTGGATTCAATATAGTTGTTGTGGCATTTTTTCTCTTCTttgatttcacatccttcaatgagTCCCACCTACTATGCACCACCATCTTTCTTAGTTGGTCCTTCTTCTCTTGTATGCTTTATTCATGGTTAATAAAAGCACGCCCGCCTCCGAGCCCAATTTCAAAACGCCTCGTAAAATCTTTTGTGTAGTAATGTACGTAGCACCTCTCTTATACTTTCGTCCACGCTTCATGTAAAAGGGTTAACTCGGAGATCATATATTTAGAGCAACAGTGTTATAAGCTAACCCTCTCAATCCTAAACTTCCAAGCTGATACTAAATCCACCAGCCACAACTACACATGGGCCACATGGGCTAACAACTACTCACTACTAATggactagggtgttacaatgttTCTAGAATTTTTCATAGCCTAACATCCTTTTGAAATTTACCCTAGAAAACTGAGTCGAGTCAGATGACTCACCAAGATGCACTATGGTTCCTCATAGTCCATCAAATTAATAATGTGACAAATAGATTCAATGACGCTAACAATAATGGAGGAGCTAGATTCAATGACGCTAACAGCTTTGGCTCCTTGCTACAACGAATGGAGGAGCTAGATTCAATGACGCTAACAATAATGGCTCCACCAGCTCCTAGTTTATTTTGAGAGGAGAGAGATAACTACTCCTCACTACTGTGCACGGAGGAGCCAGAGCTGCCCGGAGCTCACAGGGCCTACACTACGGGAGAGACAAAATTCCTCGAGTGtcgctggcttccccgagtgccaaaaatcgggcactcgggaaagagaatcttccccgagtgttgcactcggggaagagaggcTTTCCCGAGTGCCGTAGAgatcctggcactcggtaaagatcagcactcggcaaaggccctcttccccgagtgcaacactcggggaagatcggcactcggcaaagaaacatgtTACTTGACGGTTCACCCCGCCCACGccgttaaaacttaaaaaaacaaaaattcttccccgagtgccagggaaggcactcggggaagaggccatTTCCCGAGTGTCAAAACaggacactcggggaagaggctgccttccccgagtgccctgtcctggcactcgggaaagggcatcttccccgagtgtcagggaaggcactcggggaagattttttgttttttttgtttttttacctcatttttttgtgaggccttcccacattatttgaaactgtctgtttaaatttgggacaattttgacttttttttgttatatttcgttagtttttttcgtttcgttgaatttttttacatacttcgaatttgaactgcaggtgcatgaaataatagaatttggtgattcaaaaaattatattaatgatatttggtgtatgttgatgcattatccaggaactcgcatgaaatgtagagcatcttgttgacgtaacatgacgaacaacttgcgggaaaagtgtatttaaattatataaaattcgaACGAactccgaaaatcacgaaacttgtctgggcgtcgtgttatcgcatgtagaggctatgataaaaaatcgagaaggtttcgacgaagttgcgacgtcggatgcctaaacccagacatctccgcatGTCTCTACAAGTGATCAAatgcggagatgtctgggttttaagcgtccgacgtcgcaacttactcgaaaccttctcgattttttctcatagcctctacatgcgataacacgacgcccagacaagtttcgtgattttcggactttgttcggattttatataatttaaaaacacttttctcgcaagttgttcgtcatgttacgtcaacaagatgctcgacatttcatgcgagttcctggataaggcctcaacatacaccaaatatcattaatataattttttgaatcaccaaattccattatttcatgcacctgcagttcaaatttgaagtatgcaaaaaaattcaacgaaacgaaaaaaactaacgaaatataacaaaaaaaatcaaaattgtcccaaatttgaatagggagttttaaataatgtgggaaggcctcacaaaaaaaattatgcacaaaaaacaaaaaaaacaaaaatttttccccgagtgcctttcctgccactcggggaagaggccctttcccaagtgccaggacagggcactcggggaagacttaAAAAAAATGCCCAGCAGGCCTTATCTAAACCTAACCGGCCACCCCACACCCAcacccgccgccgctgccgctcgctggcccagcgccaccgcgcccccgcagcccccgccgccgccgcagcttgCCCCCCGGGCCGCGCGCCCCCGCAGGCCCTGCCGGCGCGCCCCCGCAGCCCCCGCAGGCCCTGccggcgcgctctctctctctctctgcctgcGACGACTGGgctacgccgccgccgccgccgccctgcgtCAGGAGCCGGAGGTCTTCGTTGGACCCTTCGCCCACGACGAGCGTCCGCCAGGTTTTCCCACTCGCACCATTTCCCTTGTCTTCCTGATGTGCTAAACCGAGCACCCAAAACCTAACTTAATCGGCTGTgcatgtgtacacccatgtccttCACCGGTTCCATCCCTGTCCGTAGGctgacggcgacggcgatggcggagGCGACGGAGAGGAGGAAGCGCGCGGCAGTCGTGGTACTGGGCGACATCGGTCGCAGCCCACGGATGCAGTACCACTCCCTCTCGCTCGATAACCAGGTCCGCTCCTCCTAAATCCACCATCTCGTTTTAGCAGTGTTTCGGTTAAATTGGGCAGGGCTGCACTCGAACCGTCTCTCCAGCTTGCTGCGCGCAGTTGATTGCTTCCGCAGTAGCAAAAAATTATCTATTGGCCATGGAAAGATTTTGGAGTGACGTGAAGGAAGGAATAGTCCTTACAGTTACCTATCCGATGTTCAGAACACCAAGCATGCAATACAGGAGGGGAAAGAGATAGCCATGAATGACACGGCAACTAATGCCAAGAAGTTTGAGGAGCAGAGATGTCTAAATCATTGATACAAATTATACAACACATTTCTTTTCTTTGAGTGCAAAGATCTTGTAGAGTTCCAGACATCACAAATCTCTTATTTAGTAAAGATAATTTTGAGCATACAGTAATCCAAATAGACCTCCATACATTATTATTTTTTACATTCATCAGAGGTATATTTTTCTGAAAAAAAATAAAGATAGTCATATGATAATTTCATTAGTGAGAGAGATTAATCAAGGAAAGAGAGAGTACATATATAGGAATAAAGTACTGCCTATGAATTAGCATATACCTGAAAATCAACAACTCTGTGTAAATATAGAAATCATAGAAAGGAGGGAGAGAATCCAAGGTAGCATGTATCGCTTGATTGACAT harbors:
- the LOC136515176 gene encoding uncharacterized protein; translation: MVVHSRWDSLKDVKSKKRKNATTTILNPNFWKDVKLTLAVFEPLFKVLRLVDGDVKPSMGFVYGELLKAKRQVKEALGNNESRFKDVIAVVDKKMAGRLDSPLHLTAYLLNPHYSYADPSIFDAPKMTEGFISCVETFYYHDEDMQDRAANIELQKYQNREGPFSKKLARTFENFNYNPASWWRLYGTETPALQKMAPKILSLTASSSGCERTWNGFDGVHTKKRNRLTTYRLNKLVYIQFNNRLINKRAKIKSKKITDVLLSSDTTEAQGFFQENGDDCALVVFRDEEDEEELMEGTGIPWSVLGDAVGAEEQLELHRSERVRKLYEEEFEFEEEFDEDEDDYVMDEPY